In one Bactrocera tryoni isolate S06 chromosome 5, CSIRO_BtryS06_freeze2, whole genome shotgun sequence genomic region, the following are encoded:
- the LOC120777798 gene encoding pupal cuticle protein G1A-like yields MYKLFVLAALVAFAAAAPSHLYESPVVYSAPAAVAYQEPVLAKVGSVVKSIPTAVSHQSQSIVHSSAHVVEDVVAPVVKTSYVSAPVVKTIHSAPLVHTSYVAAAPVVKSYAAAPVVHSYAAPLAYDAHYSSW; encoded by the exons atgtacaAATTG TTTGTCCTTGCTGCTCTCGTCGCTTTTGCCGCCGCTGCGCCAAGCCACTTGTATGAAAGCCCAGTTGTGTACTCAGCTCCCGCAGCTGTTGCTTACCAAGAACCCGTCTTGGCTAAAGTTGGCTCCGTGGTGAAGAGCATTCCCACCGCTGTCTCCCATCAAAGCCAGTCGATCGTGCACAGCTCAGCTCATGTTGTGGAGGATGTGGTGGCACCCGTTGTGAAGACCAGCTATGTCTCCGCTCCTGTCGTGAAGACCATCCACTCTGCTCCTCTGGTGCACACCTCATATGTCGCTGCCGCTCCCGTCGTCAAATCATACGCCGCTGCTCCAGTTGTGCACAGTTATGCTGCGCCCTTGGCTTATGACGCTCACTACTCATCCTGGTaa
- the LOC120778227 gene encoding pupal cuticle protein G1A-like: protein MYKLFVLAALVAVAAAAPSHLYESPVVYSAPAAVAYQEPVLAKVGSVVKSIPTAVSHQSQSIVHSSAHVVEDVVAPVVKTSYVSAPVVKTIHSAPLVHTSYVAAAPVVKSYAAAPVVHSYAAPLAYDAHYSSW from the exons atgtacaAATTG TTTGTCCTTGCTGCCCTCGTCGCTGTTGCCGCCGCCGCCCCAAGTCATTTGTATGAGAGCCCAGTTGTGTACTCGGCACCAGCCGCTGTTGCTTACCAAGAACCCGTCTTGGCTAAAGTTGGCTCCGTGGTGAAGAGCATTCCCACCGCTGTCTCCCATCAAAGCCAGTCGATCGTGCACAGCTCAGCTCATGTTGTGGAGGATGTGGTGGCACCAGTTGTGAAGACCAGCTATGTCTCCGCTCCTGTCGTGAAGACCATCCACTCTGCTCCTCTGGTGCACACCTCATATGTCGCTGCAGCTCCCGTCGTCAAATCATACGCCGCTGCTCCAGTTGTGCACAGTTATGCTGCGCCCTTGGCCTATGACGCTCACTACTCATCCTGGTAA
- the LOC120777179 gene encoding retinin, giving the protein MCKLSLLPVFVLSIAVIQARPSLKYLPTVAEHVEYTPTVVGHTVHSLPAAVSHQSQTIVHEKRPYLRPIVEHTPIIKTYTPVVKAYSPVIKTYAPSTSVAWPAVSYGPVYPSAYAGLYDGWSSPSLKSVYGGWSSGWKPSTAYEDWDAWALKK; this is encoded by the exons ATGTGTAAACTA TCGTTGCTACCCGTCTTCGTCCTTTCGATCGCCGTGATCCAGGCGCGCCCAAGTCTAAAGTATCTACCAACTGTGGCTGAGCATGTGGAGTATACGCCCACTGTGGTCGGACATACCGTGCACTCACTGCCCGCCGCAGTTTCACATCAGAGTCAAACCATTGTGCATGAGAAGCGTCCCTACCTGCGTCCCATAGTGGAACATACGCCCATTATTAAGACGTACACGCCCGTTGTGAAGGCGTATTCACCTGTGATTAAAACTTATGCGCCCAGCACAAGCGTAGCCTGGCCGGCTGTCTCCTATGGACCGGTGTATCCATCAGCTTACGCTGGTTTGTACGATGGCTGGAGCTCGCCCAGCCTGAAGAGTGTTTATGGCGGCTGGAGCTCCGGTTGGAAGCCAAGTACTGCTTATGAGGATTGGGATGCCTGGGCActgaagaaataa